The following proteins are co-located in the Anser cygnoides isolate HZ-2024a breed goose chromosome 32, Taihu_goose_T2T_genome, whole genome shotgun sequence genome:
- the PFKM gene encoding ATP-dependent 6-phosphofructokinase, muscle type: MAQPPKACVQTENLGAGKAIAVLTSGGDAQGMNAAVRAVVRVGIYTGARVYFVHEGYQGLVDGGDNIKEATWESVSMMLQLGGTVIGSARCQDFRTREGRLKAARNLVKRGITNLCVIGGDGSLTGADTFRAEWSSLLAELLKTGGITADEAKKSSYLNIVGMVGSIDNDFCGTDMTIGTDSALHRIMEIVDAITTTAQSHQRTFVLEVMGRHCGYLALITSLACGADWVFIPESPPEDDWEDHLCRRLTETRLGGSRLNIIIVAEGAIDKQGKPITSDDIKNLVVKRLGYDTRVTILGHVQRGGTPSAFDRVLGSRMGVEAVMALLEATPETPACVVSLSGNQAVRLPLMECVQVTKDVTTAMNERRFDDALKLRGRSFQNNWNVYKLLAHIRPPSTKSGYTLAVLNVGAPAAGMNAAVRSTVRIGLIHGHRMLAVHDGFEGLAFGKVEEISWERVGGWTGLGGSKLGTKRTLPKKYFEEISANISSFGIHGLIIIGGFEAFTGSLEMMEGRAKFEELCIPLCVIPATVSNNVPGSDFSIGADTALNTITTTCDRIKQSAAGTKRRVFIIETMGGYCGYLATLAGLAGGADAAYIYEEHFSIRDLQINVEHLTEKMKTTVKRGLVLRNERCNENYTTDFIYNLYSEEGKGIFDCRKNVLGHMQQGGTPTPFDRNFGTKMGAKAVAWITGKIKECSRHGRIFANTADSACLLGMRKRSLVFQPVTELKEQTDFEHRIPKEQWWLKLRPILKILAKYNIELDTSEKAHLEHVRQKRISLESNI, encoded by the exons ATGGCGCAGCCGCCGAAGGCCTGCGTGCAGACGGAGAACCTGGGCGCCGGCAAAGCCATCGCCGTCCTCACCTCCGGGGGGGACGCGCAGG GCATGAACGCGGCCGTCCGCGCCGTGGTGCGGGTGGGCATTTACACGGGCGCCAGAGTCTACTTCGTGCACGAG GGCTACCAGGGGCTGGTGGATGGCGGGGACAACATCAAGGAGGCCACCTGGGAGAGCGTCTCCATGATGCTGCAGCtg GGCGGCACGGTCATCGGCAGCGCCCGGTGCCAGGATTTCCGGACTCGTGAGGGGCGCCTGAAAGCCGCCCGCAACCTGGTGAAGCGCGGCATCACCAACCTCTGCGTCATCGGCGGCGATGGCAGCCTCACCGGCGCCGACACCTTCCGCGCCGAGTGGAGCAGCCTCCTGGCCGAGCTGCTGAAGACAG GGGGGATCACGGCGGACGAGGCGAAGAAGTCGAGCTACCTGAACATCGTGGGCATGGTGGGCTCCATCGACAACGACTTCTGCGGCACCGACATGACCATCGGCACCGACTCGGCGCTGCACCGCATCATGGAGATCGTGGACGCCATCACCACCACGGCCCAGAG CCACCAGCGGACGTTTGTGCTGGAAGTGATGGGTCGGCACTGCGG ctaCCTGGCTCTCATCACCTCCCTGGCCTGTGGCGCCGACTGGGTCTTCATCCCCGAGTCCCCCCCCGAGGATGACTGGGAGGACCACTTGTGCCGGAGGCTGACGGAG ACCCGCCTGGGCGGCTCGAGGCTGAACATCATCATCGTGGCCGAGGGCGCCATCGACAAGCAAGGCAAGCCCATCACCTCCGACGACATCAAAAAC CTGGTGGTGAAGCGTTTGGGCTATGACACCCGGGTCACCATCCTGGGCCACGTGCAGCGCGGCGGGACGCCCTCCGCTTTCGACCGTGTCCTG ggCAGCCGCATGGGCGTGGAAGCCGTCATGGCCCTGCTGGAGGCGACCCCCGAGACCCCCGCCTGCGTTGTCAGCCTCTCGGGCAACCAGGCCGTGCGCCTGCCCCTGATGGAGTGCGTGCAGGTG ACCAAAGACGTGACGACGGCGATGAACGAGAGGCGCTTCGACGATGCCCTGAAGCTGCGGGGCCG GAGTTTCCAAAATAACTGGAACGTCTACAAGCTGCTGGCGCACATCCGCCCGCCCTCCACCAAG agcGGCTACACGCTGGCCGTGCTCAACGTGGGCGCCCCGGCGGCCGGCATGAACGCGGCCGTGCGCTCCACCGTGAGGATCGGCCTCATCCACGGGCACCGCATGCTGGCGGTGCACGACGGCTTCGAGGGGCTCGCTTTTGGGAAG GTGGAAGAGATCAGCTGGGAGAGGGTCGGCGGCTGGACGGGTCTGGGTGGCTCCAAGCTGGGGACGAAGAG GACCTTGCCCAAGAAATACTTCGAGGAAATCAGCGCCAACATCAGCAGCTTCGGCATCCACGGGCTGATCATCATCGGGGGCTTCGAG GCCTTCACGGGCAGCCTGGAGATGATGGAGGGGAGGGCCAAGTTCGAGGAGCTCTGCATCCCGCTCTGCGTCATCCCCGCCACCGTCTCCAACAACGTCCCCGGCTCCGACTTCAGCATCGGCGCCGACACCGCCCTCAACACCATCACCACG ACCTGCGACCGCATCAAGCAGTCGGCGGCGGGCACCAAGCGGCGCGTGTTCATCATCGAGACGATGGGCGGCTACTGCGGGTACCTGGCCACGCtggcggggctggcggggggcgCCGACGCCGCCTACATCTACGAGGAGCACTTCAGCATCCGTGATCTGCAG ATCAACGTGGAGCATTTAACCGAAAAAATGAAGACGACGGTGAAGCGGGGGCTGGTGCTCAG GAACGAGCGCTGCAACGAGAACTACACCACCGACTTCATCTACAACCTCTACTCCGAGGAGGGGAAGGGCATCTTCGACTGCCGCAAGAACGTGCTGGGGCACATGCAGCAG GGCGGCACCCCGACCCCCTTCGACAGGAATTTCGGCACTAAAATGGGCGCCAAGGCGGTGGCCTGGATCACCGGGAAGATCAAGGAGTGCTCCCGGCACG GTCGCATCTTCGCCAACACGGCCGACTCGGCGTGCCTGCTGGGCATGCGCAAGCGCAGCCTCGTCTTCCAGCCCGTCACCGAGCTCAAGGAGCAGACGGACTTCGA gcaccgcatccccaaGGAGCAGTGGTGGCTGAAGCTGCGCCCCATCCTGAAGATCCTGGCCAAGTACAACATCGAGCTGGACACCTCGGAGAAGGCGCACCTGGAGCACGTCAGGCAGAAGAGGATCTCCCTCGAGTCCAACATCTGA
- the ASB8 gene encoding ankyrin repeat and SOCS box protein 8, with product MWYIMQSVQSKYSLSERLIRTIAAIRSFPRDNVEDLIGRGADVNGMHGTLKPLHCACMVADADCVELLLQKGAEVNALDGYNRTALHYAAEKDETCVEILLEYGADPNALDGNKDTPLHWAAFKNTAECVRSLLENGALVNARDYNDDTPLSWAAMKGNLESVSVLLDFGAEVRVVNLKGQTPISRLVALLVRGLGTEREDSCFDLLHRAIGHFELRKNGSMPWEVTRDQQLCQKLTLLCSAPGTLQTLSRYAVRRSLGVRFLPEAVEQLPLPTCLKEYVLLLS from the exons ATGTGGTACATCATGCAGAGCGTGCAGAGCAAGTACTCGCTGTCTGAGCGCCTCATCCGCACCATCGCCGCCATCCGCTCCTTCCCCCGGGACAACGTGGAGGACCTCATCGGGCGG GGCGCCGACGTGAACGGCATGCACGGCACCCTGAAGCCGCTGCACTGCGCCTGCATGGTGGCCGACGCCGACTgcgtggagctgctgctgcagaagggagCGGAG GTCAACGCCCTGGACGGCTACAACCGCACGGCGCTGCACTACGCGGCCGAGAAGGACGAGACGTGCGTGGAGATCCTGCTGGAGTACGGCGCCGACCCCAACGCGCTGGACGGCAACAAGGACACGCCGCTGCACTGGGCCGCCTTCAAGAACACGGCCGAGTGCGTGCGCTCGCTGCTGGAGAACGGCGCCCTGGTGAACGCCCGCGACTACAACGACGACACGCCGCTCAGCTGGGCCGCCATGAAGGGCAACCTGGAGAGCGTGAGCGTCCTGCTCGACTTCGGGGCCGAGGTGCGGGTGGTCAACCTGAAGGGGCAGACGCCCATCTCGCGCCTGGTGGCGCTGCTGGTGCGGGGACTGGGCACGGAGCGCGAGGATTCCTGCTTCGACCTCCTGCACCGCGCCATCGGACACTTCGAGCTGCGCAAGAACGGCAGCATGCCCTGGGAGGTGACCAGggaccagcagctctgccagaagCTGACGCTGCTCTGCTCGGCCCCCGGCACGCTGCAGACGCTCTCGCGCTACGCCGTGCGCCGCAGCCTGGGCGTGCGCTTCCTGCCCGAGGCCGtggagcagctgcccctgcccacctgCCTGAAGGAGTACGTGCTGCTCCTCAGCTAG